actagaaatcatgcggtgtgataagggtggctaaaacgcatgatgctatttcggaaaaaatattttctttaaaattaaatgtgaaggctcccgtggtgatataagaaaatgagatattgtgaaattatttatgatttgggactacgaggcggtacctcgggagtgcccttgttgatatttctttatggatgCATTTACCTTTGATTATTGTcgtgatttttcttaaaattgtaaatttttattttctttccatgaggtattatttgcccttattctgtataatttaatggtgacatactacttacttgattcatttccattgttatttattgttattacatTATTTAACatttcaccatgtcttttattattccagtagggcctgacctgacctcgtcactactctaccgaggttaggcttggcacttattgggtaccgctgtggtgtactcatactatgcttatttacatctttttgtgcagatccatgtacttaCTACCAgtccagatatcagtgagctacaTGTGTACGGatacttcgaggtatatctgtcagcgtccgcagactccggagtccccttctatccttattatgttgcttctttattttctttagactctgatatatagagacattgagaaattttttttataagcttgtgacttattcctaccggattttgggagttgaaattgttaaattgtagtttttatttatttgactgttaaggattaaatttcagttttatattcagttattccgcattgataggcttacctagccttagagactagatgccatcacgacatcctacggagtgAATTTAGGGCTGTgacagtaggtgtcttgacctggcctcgtcatactctaccaaggttatgtttgatacttagtgggtaccgttgtggtatactcatactatacttctgcacatttttatggagatccaggtacatcctccTGTGTCGGATGCCAGTGATTGTTCAATTATCTTTTTGGAggtttcaaggtatacctgctcgacgtccgcaggcctcggagtcacattCAGTCATTACTCCTAATATTGTTTATCTTCTATTTAGACAGTATTGTATTAGAGATTTCTAGATTatttctatagagcttatgaggTTCGTGTGATGTTATTATTTCTATGGTTTTTATTGATGGTATTGATATATTATCTCTTttcgttttcttgagccgagagtctatcagaAACAGTTTCTCTACCCCCTCGGGGTAGAGGTAAGGTATGCATATACACTACTCTTTCCAGACGCCACTTATGAGattttactaggttgttgttgttgttgttgttgttgttgtatagagcttatgactcagttccacccgTTTTGGAAATTTTGCTACAGATGTTTTGTTTGGGAGTTATTATGagttttatcaatttattttatcATCTTAATTCGTTATTTTTGTTAAGTTATTCatgaatattaggcttacctaatttTAGAGAATATGTGCCATTACGACTATCTTAGGTGGGATTTTGGGGGCGTGATAATTTATAACTAAGACCTCACTATAGTGGAAGAATCTGGTTGGGCCTTTCTTGTGTTCACGCTGAAGGGGGGAATTTGCATCTATACCCGCTTTTTGGGTCAcgttttaacttatacccgcttTGCAAAAAGAATTACAAGCGTACCCACTTTTTGCGTAACTTCAGGCAGacgggcctgaagtagcaaaaatttttgcctgaagtgtagcaaaacttcagatatttttgcatgaagtttggcctgacttgcaaaagcaatcacgcaaacttcagttcatagtgcaaatGGCAAACTTTAATTCAATAAAACAACATCATGTGTTGCTGGACTTAAGCATTCTAGTAGCTGAAGTTGTGTTCTGTATTTGTggaacttcagcatgttttagctgaagttttgtcctgtatttgctgaacttcaacaTGTTTTAGCTGAAGTTTTGTTCAATATTTGCTGAATTTCAGCATGTTTTAGCTGAAGCTTTGTTATGTTTGTCATGAACTTCAGGACTGAAGTTTATTTTGTATTTACTGAACTTCAACATTCTAGGAGCTGACGTTTTTGtttatatttgctgaacttcagcattcttagagctgaagtttttgtttatatttgctgaacttcagcattcttagaACTGAAGTTCTAAAACAACAATGACAAGTTGTCATTAAGATCTAGTTGCTAACTactatttattatatattttagcCTTAGAATAATGGAATTATCAGGAAATTTGAAAAACAATACTCATATAAAACAAGACCATTAGTAAAAGCACATGGAATCAACTCGTGCTTTCGTGTTTCAGTAGCAATTAAAATTAGAATTCTTCAGCATTCTAAAAAGGAAGGAGGAATTGAAGGTGTTTAAAcagtgggtacaagttaaaacttttaaaataaatgggtataggttaaatgggggcgaccaaatgGAGCGCCTCGTTCAATTTTTACACGCTGAAGACATTTGCAAGAGTCAACAAAGTTGACTATCCCTCGCTATCGCGACCAGTCCTTTGCCATTGCGATGGCCGGCCCATAAGCGAGGCAAAGGCGCAATCGTGATCTAGCACCATTAAACATCACATTTTCAGCAGCTATTTTCATATGAAAATTTTACTTAATTATGATATATTATAAACTTATTTACTTATACAAAATAGGTTATCacttataaattttaaattttaacttGACCGTGAAAGTGTCTAAACTTGTTCGGCCTCAACTTAAATCGTACCGGTAAGTCATAAATTATAGTGGGGCATCTGCATCTATACCTAATTTTAGGATCACCATTGAAGTTATACCCACTTAGCACAAAATTTTACAAATCTACCCACTTTAGGATCAACTTTAGACTTATCGGGTCTAAAGTTAAAGAAAATTTTTTTAGTCTGAAGTGTAATGTACTTAAGGCCAATTAAAATTAAATTGTAATTTTTACACTtaaatgcacttaaggccaaataagtTTGAAGTGCAACTAATGTTTTCATGCACTTACGGCCAAATGGGTCTAAAGTGCAAATTATCCAGAAATAGAAACTTGTTCTTCGAATTTCAACAATCCAACACATGATTCAACACCTAAACCTACTTCAAATGAGCTCAATtaaaacataacctccaaatatcataaAGAACATAACCACATTCATCAACTTACCAAAATAACAATAAATCTAACAAACTCATTTTacaattaagaagaagaagaagccttAAGCAATAGCAAAGAAAGGAATGTCACAACAACTCACTactataaaatattataaatcaCCTTAAAATTTGCTCACAAACTCCATGTAAATCCATCGTCACCTTCGTTTTCGCAGAgacaaataagaaaaagaaaaaaaaaaggaggaaaagGCATAAAATTATTTGTACTTTGGATATTAGTTaaacttttttttaaaagtagTACAGATTAAATGGCGACCATCAAATAAAGTGCCCGTAAATATTTACAATTATAATTCCAACCTATAGGAATCAAAAATTCACAAAACGAGAGAGGTCGGGTTATTACAGTAAGGCTAGGAATTTAGAGTAGTTTTTAGTTTCTAAAAAAGCTTTCTAATGCAAATTTTTCTTTCTATACTTGCATCTTTTTTTTGGTAAGTACTTATAGTCGACTATAAATGAAGGGAAAAAAAAACGTAGTCGACTGCAAATGTTCTAGATCTTTCTGGATTTCTATACTTCATCTTCCCGTCATTTCTACATAACATCTTCAATCTGTTGTTCCTCTATCTTCGTCCCTTTTCTTCCGTCTGCATAAACCCACCAAAAACCCTATCATATATGTTAAAATCGAAAGGTACCCATTAATTTTCTCCGTCGCTGTATAGCTGGGACAAATTCACAACTTCAGGTACAGAATCAACTCAATTTTTAGTACCCTCTACATTCTGTTTTTGTTATTAACTGTcaattattttcctttttttttatatGGTGTTGTATTCAAGGGTCAGAATTAGTCTGGAAAAGAACTTGCCATAAGAATCATCTTTTAAAGTTTGGGAGTAATTATGACCTGAGTAGAATGAAATAGATACAGATAATTCATATGGTGGATTCTAACTAATTTGGGATTGAGGCTTAGTGTATTGATTTACTTTTATGGTGATTCCAGTGGAAATTTTGTGGGTTTTAGCTTATTAAGCTCTGTCTTTAGCTGATGGTTTTCCCATAAAACCTCCTCATAGAGCTATGGTAGTTTCAAGTATGGCATAATTATTGTGAATTTGTGCTAGAGCTAGGTTTAAAATCTGGATGTTGTAAAAGGGGATGTGATAAGTTCACTATACCATTTTGGCGTGAAGTGTGCCTTCAAGGGGCTATCTTGCTAAAGAAAATTTCCTCCTTATGCGGATCACAGATGAGTTTTCATGGGTTTTTTTTCTTTCAGTTTCCTGTAAACCAGTTTGTTAACACATCATTTTATATTGAATCAGCATTCCCTTTTTAATGTCCTTGGTGTGTTATTTGTATGTTTTAGTTGGTTCAACTTACACGTTTACACTTCTATGTCCTAGTTCCACATGCTTTGATGTTTCCAGAGTTGAAAAGTGAACAAGGATTAATGCTATTACGTATGATctttgttttaaaaggcgtttctggggcgagccccggggtacgccccggggcgatggtgtggggcgaaagtctcaagaggcgtacgcccgggcgttcggggcgcattttttttagtaaggagtaagccccagagactttttcaaattaaaacaaaatttgttgaattagtcattcatataatacccaaattctcaaaagtcagtttggtaattactcaaaaggtttaaaaaggaactcaaaagtattaaatttaaaagtaaagactttttttattgatttaagccctaattcatggttttccCAATTTTTTATCTTATCCACTAgtttgctaatatctcccaaaagcaacgaatatttaattttttttacaaatagaaAGAGAAttacatttttcttcatagcagcaaattcaaagttcaaattgcaggttaatcatcctttttgttcctccatatagaaaactttattcttttagactcaaattacttgtgattgtaagtaacgtataatagattgttttgattagttttgtgtggggatggagcacacatatatatagttttcttcaatttttatgcaattttacctgtttataaatattaactgtcattatattattttataaaatattaaaaattaaatacctatggggcttacgccccgctgagcCACATGTAAAATgccccgccttacgcccacgccttttaaaacactgcgtATGATTGTAAATTTAACTGGTTTATTGCGTTGTATATTATCATGTCCAAATTTTGTATTatagaaagaaaggaaaaaagaggTAGTTTTTTCACCCTTTTATTTAATCTAATAGAGTTGGTGTAAAAGGATGACTCCCAAATGTTGTCCCGACTCCTGGGAATATTTAAATCTAATTTTGTACTCTAGAAAGAAAGAGGGGTAGTTTGTCCACCCTTTTGGTTAATCCAATAGAGTTGGTGTAGGAGGATTGGTCCCTAGTGTTTTCCTAGGTATACTTTATACGCACCCGATGTTTACACCAAACTGAACAATTTATCTTTGGAGTCAAATTTATGAGAATACATATCACTTAATCGTTCTGTAGTAATAAAACTTAGTCGTTGTGTGATAATAAAAGTGTACATGCAAGACACATCTTGCGTCCATTAGTTTGGTGTAAAGTGTCGTGTGCGGGTAAGTTTTCTTTCAGATTTTGATCTTAGATTGCTCCCTAATTTTCCTTTCTTGCATTCTTTGATTTATGTTCTTAAAGTAAGTTTAGGCCATGCAGCAGTATCAGATGCGTCTTTTTGGGGCTTTTTGCAAGAATATATGAGCTTTTCTCTTTTCATTGTGCATTTTGCTAACATAATTTCAAAGGTTGTGAGCAAGTGTGACTTAATTTTGCATTGTTTTTGTGTGGAACGCAAAGTAGCAACTTTAAATTAGATTATGATCTTTACCTAAAACTACAATCTAGGCAGTTTTGTGCAACTTCAGATATCTTATGGCTGTTTTCAGTTTGAATCAATTCGAAACATCGGCTTGTGGTCGGTCAGATGTTGCTCTGAGTTTGAATCAATTCGAAACATCTGCTTGTGGTTGGTTAGATGCTGTGAAAATCTATTTCCTAACCGCAGTTCCTTTCTTCTTCTCATCAGGAAAAAGGCACAAGAAATAAAGTAACTAACAATGTTTGGAGTGGTGTTCCCGAACCGAAGCTTCCCTATGGATATCTCCACCTTTGCTCAAATTGGCACAACCCATTGGGTCCTTGACATGAACACCTTTGTTGGTAAGTTCCATCACACACAATCGAAGACTGTTTATGCTTTTCGCCTGACAGTTCTAACGTTACGCGTGCAGGGGAAGCATACGATTCAATTCGGGAAGTCTGCATATTCCTCATCAACAACTTCACGCTGCCACCAGACAAGGCCCTCGCTGTGTATATCCAATCCCCTGGCTCACCTTTCCTCTTTTGTGGTGCAGTCACGCTGACACGACCCTCTGCCGTGCTGTCGCTCCCTTGGCCAGAGCCCGGTGGCCAACTGCAGCTCACTGCCGATGCAACTCCAGTCTCTGCCAAGATAGGTGTCTCAGTTGAGGACCTTGCAGCACTTCCCTCCCTTGATGTCACTGCAGAGAAGAAAATCGAGAGGTTGGCATTGAAAGTTGGTGaaaacttgttcaattttatgCAGTCGTTTTGTGGGGTGGATGGCAGTAAGCTGGTGGTGCCTATGGATATATTGGATCGCTGGTTCAAGAAATTCCAGGAACGAGCAAAGCGAGATCCAGAATATTTGAAGGGCTTCGCGTTGTAGTTCGAGTGAGACGTATATTTCATGTTTGAAGGTTCCACTATTTTCCTTTGGAGGATAGTGATGAGAATATGAGGGCAACTGATATGCTTAGGTGCTAAATATAATGCGCTTAGCAATGAAAAGCGAATCCTTGGGTCTTTTTCATCCCCTGGTTAACTGTTGTAGGATTGTGGTGTTTCATTTTCAGAATATGGTTAACTTTGGGCGGTAGCCATTGTCTAATGTTGGTTTTTAGAAAAAAGTCTCAATAATATCATATGAATTGCAGTGGAAAGTGTAAAGCAGTTCTCTTTGTTGTACTGATTATGTTCAGAACGTTTTTTTCGTAAATTGAGTAAAGAGAAAAGGTAAAGGCAAGGAAGTGGAATGTCGAATATTTGGGAAAACCTTTTATTTTGTAAAGTGTACTCCCTCCGTTACTTAGAGTTACAaccacagaaattaaggacagatagtcctaaacttagagttacaagaatAAAAACTTAGACATACAAGTTCATAAATTAAAGACAGCTAGTCTTGAACTTACAGtaacaagttcataatttaaggATACTTGGTCCTAaacttagagttggaagttcaaaaattaaggatacttggtccttaacttagagttaaaGCACATAAATTAAGGAGACAAGTAGTCTTaaacttagacttacaagctcataaattaaggatAACTAGTCCTGAACTTACAGTAACAAACTCATAAGTTATTATAAGCAGAAGTGTATTTTCATTCGGGCGAGTAAAAGTTTATTATAGGAGTGACTAAAGACATTTTAAACAGTAGCTTAAAAAAAGTGTATTTTCATTCGGGCGAGTAAAAGTTTATTATGGGAGTGACTAAAGACATTTTAAACAGTAACTTAAAAGTAAATAAGATGTCTTATTACTAGCTAACTGTTCACTTCCCGAAAACAAACAGATAAATTGGGCCCGTGGACTCGCAAAAAGCCCAAATGTCGTCTGGTCTAATGACCCGCCACGACTCTCCCTTTGTCAGCCAATACACTCCTCTTCATCTCTGTAATTTCCTCACCCAACTCTTTCTACGGTGAAGCTCTGTTGTAAGTTCCCTAAACCCCATTTCCAATTATTCTTTAATGGTAAAATGTGAATTTATCTCATGTGATAACAAATATGTGATGGTGTAATGTGCCTCTTATTATTAGTAATATAGGTGATTCTGAAAAGAAAAAGTGCTTATCGTGTTATCAGGAGATTTTTATTCTTCTGCTTCTATATATGGACCTTGAATACTTTTTATTGCACTTTAAACTTTGTTGTAAAGTGGAGCTTTATTTGGTCTTTAATTTAGGAGTAAGAAGCTTAAGAAGGTGCAAAGATAGCTCTTTTCCTGTATTATGAGCTCATGTAAATGAGTGAGAAGTCTCTTTATGAGTATCTAACACCCGACCTGCTTTTTTATGTGTGAAAGTGTAGATTAGATGTGGCGAAAATAGATCATTATTGTGTAATCGGCCGAACCTGCCTGAACTTAAATGGGTTGTGTTATTATTAAAACAGCTAATGGGTTGACCCAACATGACCCATGAACATAGTGGGTCAGAATTGGGATTAAATCATGTAACCCGGCGGGTTGAAATTCCACACAACCCAACAGGTTTAGTTTCTCATTTACTGATATCTCATAGAGATCAAGCCCTTCTGACTTCCTCTATCGGTTTCTCAAAGAGACCCAACGGATTAAGGTACTGGATTTTATGCTGGTATATCTGATGCTGGATTTGATTTGTATTTTTTCTTCATCAAAAGTgatgtttttcttttattttcttttcttttccgtGTTGGAGTTAACTTTGATTAATGTAATATTGTGAATTCTGATGATATCAATTAGTCATGTAAAGTTTTTATGCATTTGATAATGTGTGGTTCTAGAACACTTGGTGAATTGAATGAAGTGTGTTGATTTCTTGTTTCACTGTCTAAAGTTTTAGAGGcaataacaaaaagaaaaagaaaagcattCTAATGAAAATAGATACTGCTTGAATTATCACTTCTCATTTTTCGGTAATCATATTTATAAGCTTTTAGTGATATTTAGAtgtattatttcattattttaatATAACGTACAGCTTAGAATACTTATCAGTTAGTTTACAAATATCGATACTTTACTTTTAGAAAATGAACAAACCTATTTTCAATTACCGGTAAACAAAAGTGACAATATAAAATCAAGGGAGTACATTTTCTTTCAGAACACTCTGAAAACATTGAAGCACCTTGTTTATAGGTGTTCTAAAACCATATATTATGTTTCAAGTCTTACGTTGCACTGGGGTTAGCTTTTATACTTGGTAAGGTTCTCATATTTATAAGGAAGGAAGTTTTTTCAATGTTGGGTTGGGTTATAATATTATTTGCCCCATCTTTGACCAACCCGTTTTGACCCAAGCAAACTTTGGGCTAGTTGGGTTATGAACCATTTATTGATTTGACCTGCTTTGACCCCAAGTTAGACCCAGCCCACCCATTTGCCACCTCTTACTGTAGATACTTTATGTTATTTTGTCTACCGTCTTCAGCAGCAAAGCAACATAATATGCAGTTCTATTAATTGGGGTGTAATATCTTTTCCTACAGATGCTGTTGAATGTATTTTGATTACGGGGTAGCTTCCAATTTCTCGGAAGATGTCACTTTCTAGGCTTTCTGGAAGACTcaatctttttctttctttaaacaGGACTCATTATTATCCACTTTCCGCATCCAGGTGAGTGATGAGCTATTTCGTTTTTCACTTGATTGTTCTTTTGTAATGGCATATATGGTTGCTTCTTTGCGAGTTTGCATAGCAACGAGTTAATAATGGTCGTCGATTGTGTCCCAAGTTGCTCAATCTATTCCTCTTTGATTCAGGGACTATCTTGGAATTGTAGTGTCAAAAGATAGAAACCGTGGGCCAATTGACATCAGACATGGACAACTCTTTGGTCTTGGATGTCGAGGTTTCACATCAAGGTGTGAGTTTAAAAGATCTACACTTCATAACTGTAAAGGGTTGCCTTTTTTAAGAGGGCAGAGTACAGTTAGGGCTTGGCCAATGTTGAATCTTCATCATCATTATGCAACTCAGGCTACTGCAACAGAGAAGAAATCAAAGAAGATGCTCTTTTACTTGACAGGTTTAGTTTTTGCGATGGTGGGGGCTAGTTATGCTGCAGTTCCTCTGTACAGGAGATTCTGTCAAGCCACAGGATATGGAGGTACAGTTCAACGTCGGGAGGTAAGTTATTCTTTATTGATCTGGTTGTAGATAGGCTGTCGGAGTTCTCTTGAAAGTAATGAAAATTACCACCTTACAGAGTGTTGAAGAAAAGATTGCACGGCATGCGAAAGATGGAAGAGTTACTTCCAGGTATTTTCATATGGTGCTTGACTGAAGATCCTTTAAATTGTAATTTGCAACTATTTTTGGTTTATGAAACATTTGAAAGTTTTTTTAGTTGTTAAGATAAGTATTATTGATATAACAACTGAGTAGAGAAACTGAGAAATACATTTGCAATTGCTACATTACACAAAAAAAGTAGAGAAAAAAATATGCACTTAGTGCTACTCACAGATTCGGGTTCGCGTTAAAAAATTCTTGCATTCCTTTCCTCCCAAATGGTCCACCAGACTGTTGCAGGAAGTTGGTTTGAAGTCTTCATCTTTACCTTTCCCAGCCTTTTCCTTGACTAGCATTGCAGTAACTCTTTAGTTGTCCTCGATATTGACCAGTTAACCCCAACAATATTCAGAATAAAGTCCCATATCTGTGTGTTGAAGGAGCAGTGAATAAAAAGGTGGTTGACACCCTCAGTTTGCCTTTCGCACAGTGAACATCTGCTGCAAACGTTAACCCCTCTTCTCTGTAGATTTCCTTGAGTTAGATACACTCATTGGGCCACCAACCATGTGAAACATTCCACCTTCTGAGGGGCTTTGATCTTGCAAATATGCTTCCATGGCCAGTTAGGGATGGTAACATTAGAGTTGCCTCAGAACAACCTCTAACAGTGAACCTTACTTTAGAGTCACCTTTCCACAGTAGAGAGTCAGGTTTGGTTGGCAATAGCATGCAGTTCTGTAGCTGGAGCATAGGGAGGTGACACTGTCCATTTTCCGATCATTGATGCTGTCTGAAAATGAAGTTCCAGCAGTGCTCATTCCAGTAATCAGAGATAGTAGCATTCTGATTTCTTTCAATACCGAAAAGAAGAGGAAATTGCTCCGTTAAACTTGATTCCCCAAGTCAAAGATCCTTCAAGAAAGCTATCTTCATGCCATTTCCAGCTTGCAGTGAGGAGTTGGAATGAAATGAACTCCAGTGATTTCTGGGTTATCAAAAATGAATGTAATTTCTGATGTGTCTCCATAAACCATAGGGACCGTGATTATGAGATTGTTTAGTAGTCCACGGGTTTAGTAGTCTGTATTTAACTGCAATAATGGTTCCCCGAAGTGCTTCTTCCTCCTTGCTGAATCTCCAGAGCCATTGTTGTAATAAACTGGAGTTTGAATCTTCAAAAATTCTTTACTCTAAGGCAACCCATTTTCCTGTCTGTAGTAGCTTTCTCCCATCTTACCAAATTGAAAGTTCTATGTTTTTTGTTCCCTTTCCACAAGAACTCTCTACGTAGTTTATCTAGTCTTTTGGCCACGGAAGCAGGTATAGGGAACAGGCTTATTTGAAACCTTTTTCCTCCCAATTCTTTATGTCGTCTTGCCTAATAGATAGTGCTTTTTAGTGAAGCAAATACTACAGAGAACTTGTAAAACTGTCAGATAACAGTTCCATAGCTTTTTTGCCATCTTTTTAGTTATTCTAACTTTCAACTAGAAGTGCAATCTTTTCATTCGAGAATCTGCTTTTTTGAAGTTGAAATACCAGTTTGCTGCAATGCGTTTTCTCTCTTGCATCTCATGCATGCAGTTGTGCGGCCAATATCATTATAGAAGTATTCGAGTTCCGAATATCTATTTATCTTTTCTTTTGGGGTCAAATTTTGACACTAATGGGATTTCTAGTATCATATATTTTTAAAGGAAGATTCTTTTTTGTTGTTCTGCATCACATTTTTTATCTAGCTCTTGTATATGGCCATAGGGAGATTGCTGTACAATTTAATGCTGATGTAGCAGATGGAATGCCTTGGAAGTTTATTCCGACACAGCGAGAGGTGCCTTTTCTGTTATAGGCATGTGCTATGTTCGTAAATAGTTAGTCAACGTACTTATTGTTTGGCATGCTTTCTATTTCCACTTGATGTCCTTCTCCTTGTCTTGCTATGCAGGTAAGAGTAAAACCGGGAGAGAGCGCTCTTGCCTTTTACACGGCTGAAAATCGAAGCTCGACTCCTATTACAGGCGTATCAACATACAATGTTACCCCCATGAAGGTATACATTTATATAATCAGATGTCAACGTGTTTTCCCCACTCCCTCCTAGTTCTCCACCATCCAATGCAAACTTTAGACATTTTATGTGAACTTGAAGATAGAACTTCCTAGTCCCTCCACCtattgttatattttcaatgttTCCTCTTTGGAACATCTAAAAACTCTAGGTTCTTCTTATCATACTGATAGTTTTTCTGTTAAACTAGTCTTCTAGTTATGAGTCTACTCTCAAAAGAACGTATTATAAGTcataaacaatttttttttaaagtattgaGCTATGATGCCACCGTGTGAGAGTGATCTTTCATTGATGTTGGCACCAACATGGTGCTACTCACTTTTGTTCAAAAACATTTACCAACACTAGGGTTTTAACTATACCATAAGTAACATAACCGCCGTCCTTCCCTCTCTCGCCTACCCCGACCACCaataaaaaggaaaggaaaaagagtAGAAAAGATAGAATGACTACTAGGACTAGGGGTGTCAAATGGGTTGGTTGGGCTGAAGCTGTTCAAAATGGGTCAAACCAATAAATGGAAGGGTCATTAACCCGCCCCAAGGTTACTTGGGCTAAAAGGGGTTGGGCTGAAATGCGTTGGGTCGTGACCCATCCAACTTGACCCAATTTTTGTCCTTTTTTTCGAACAAATTAATTACTCATTCCACAAAACTAAAAAAGTACTATAGTATCTTGAGATAAGAAATACAAAAATGAAATTATCGCACTACTTATTTTTAACATAGCTATCAGTGGAATAGGCATAAGAACCCCCTGAACTAAGGTTGGATTTCCAGCTACACCTAATCTTTGTAGGGGTCCTATTACCCTCCTGAACTATTTCgaaatggaattaattccacccTAGGCGCTAATGTGGCAGTAAGTGAAATTCACTCTCTTTGAGAGAGTGAGATGCAATAAAAATGTAAAGAAT
This sequence is a window from Nicotiana tomentosiformis chromosome 5, ASM39032v3, whole genome shotgun sequence. Protein-coding genes within it:
- the LOC104091784 gene encoding cytochrome c oxidase assembly protein COX11, mitochondrial isoform X3 gives rise to the protein MDNSLVLDVEVSHQGLVFAMVGASYAAVPLYRRFCQATGYGGTVQRRESVEEKIARHAKDGRVTSREIAVQFNADVADGMPWKFIPTQREVRVKPGESALAFYTAENRSSTPITGVSTYNVTPMKAAVYFNKIQCFCFEEQKLLPGEQIDMPVFFYIDPEFETDPKMDGINNIILSYTFFKVSDN
- the LOC104091784 gene encoding cytochrome c oxidase assembly protein COX11, mitochondrial isoform X1 codes for the protein MSLSRLSGRLNLFLSLNRTHYYPLSASRDYLGIVVSKDRNRGPIDIRHGQLFGLGCRGFTSRCEFKRSTLHNCKGLPFLRGQSTVRAWPMLNLHHHYATQATATEKKSKKMLFYLTGLVFAMVGASYAAVPLYRRFCQATGYGGTVQRRESVEEKIARHAKDGRVTSREIAVQFNADVADGMPWKFIPTQREVRVKPGESALAFYTAENRSSTPITGVSTYNVTPMKAAVYFNKIQCFCFEEQKLLPGEQIDMPVFFYIDPEFETDPKMDGINNIILSYTFFKVSDN
- the LOC104091784 gene encoding cytochrome c oxidase assembly protein COX11, mitochondrial isoform X2, which gives rise to MSLSRLSGRLNLFLSLNRTHYYPLSASRDYLGIVVSKDRNRGPIDIRHGQLFGLGCRGFTSRCEFKRSTLHNCKGLPFLRGQSTVRAWPMLNLHHHYATQATATEKKSKKMLFYLTGLVFAMVGASYAAVPLYRRFCQATGYGGTVQRRESVEEKIARHAKDGRVTSREIAVQFNADVADGMPWKFIPTQREVRVKPGESALAFYTAENRSSTPITGVSTYNVTPMKVQGSTMYP
- the LOC104091783 gene encoding protein OPI10 homolog, with product MFGVVFPNRSFPMDISTFAQIGTTHWVLDMNTFVGEAYDSIREVCIFLINNFTLPPDKALAVYIQSPGSPFLFCGAVTLTRPSAVLSLPWPEPGGQLQLTADATPVSAKIGVSVEDLAALPSLDVTAEKKIERLALKVGENLFNFMQSFCGVDGSKLVVPMDILDRWFKKFQERAKRDPEYLKGFAL